One genomic window of Solanum dulcamara chromosome 12, daSolDulc1.2, whole genome shotgun sequence includes the following:
- the LOC129876875 gene encoding uncharacterized protein LOC129876875, which yields MERCESSSVGSSSEEGNYNSLDEPFKPVPFVRILWIDNSGIHRCRVIPREHLSFVKKHGIGLSPACLAAVSSVSNCPAEESKLTYTGMIRIIPDLSIQMQNPVVHAETGKGQFEVVLGYTEASTAILSLIYAREVIKSVARQHGLMATFVPKYAEDEVGSGSHVHISLSRNGKNVFMASGDSKYGMSKIGEAFMAGVLNHLPSILAFTETHPLSYEHMLPKTRNAAYLCWGKENTEAPLRTASPPGIADDLVSHFEIKAFDACANPYFGLASIIISGVDGLRKDLSLPKPVGKLDLLLVFPLYMY from the exons atggaGAGATGTGAGTCGAGCAGCGTTGGTTCGTCGTCTGAAGAAGGCAATTACAACAGCTTAGATGAACCATTTAAGCCTGTTCCCTTTGTTCGCATTCTTTGGATTGATAATTCTGGCATTCATAGATGTCGT GTTATTCCAAGAGAACACCTCAGCTTTGTGAAAAAACATGGTATAGGCTTAAGTCCTGCATGTCTGGCTGCAGTCAGTTCAGTCTCTAATTGCCCCGCGGAGGAATCTAAACTCACATATACGGGCATGATCAGAATTATTCCTGATTTATCAATACAGATGCAAAATCCCGTG GTACACGCGGAAACTGGGAAAGGTCAGTTTGAAGTTGTCCTGGGATACACGGAGGCTAGTACAGCAATTCTCAGCTTAATTTATGCGCGTGAAGTCATCAAATCAGTTGCAAGGCAACACGGGCTGATGGCAACTTTTGTTCCAAA GTATGCAGAGGATGAAGTTGGCTCCGGATCACATGTCCACATCAGTTTGTCGAGGAATGGGAAAAACGTTTTTATGGCATCTGGCGATTCAAAATATGGGATGTCGAAGATCGGAGAAGCATTCATGGCTGGAGTATTAAATCATCTTCCTTCCATATTAGCTTTTACTGAAACACATCCTCTTAG TTATGAGCATATGCTACCTAAGACGCGAAATGCAGCTTATCTCTGTTGGGGGAAAGAAAATACAGAGGCACCATTGAGAACTGCTAGCCCTCCTGGAATTGCAGATGATCTCGTGAGCCATTTCGAAATCAAAGCGTTTGATGCGTGTGCAAATCCATACTTTGGTCTTGCTTCAATAATTATTTCTGGTGTCGATGGGTTGAGAAAAGATTTAAGCCTTCCAAAACCAGTGGGTAAGTTAGACCTTCTTTTAGTATTTCCTCTATATATGTATTAG